A genomic region of Thermotoga sp. Ku-13t contains the following coding sequences:
- a CDS encoding ABC transporter ATP-binding protein, producing MLRDFVKKYWPRYLAGILVLIIVDLLQLYIPRFTGKVVDHLKSPQASMNFVTVMVGWIVGIAIAIAIMRFLWRYFIIGNSRRFEYLTRRVLFDKLLSLSLGFFDRTRSGDLMARFTNDLQAVRMALAQGVVMTVDATFMAVMTVLFMGRTVSWKLTWLASIPLPALALVALFFGRIIHKRFMEVQNQFSAVSELTEETISGIKIVKSFAANDKFSQMFQNRSWNSYRAGVSLAKVSSVFFPLMTFLASLAHVFALLFGGPMVVRGQVSLGEFIAFNSYLGMLTWPMMALGWVLNVVQSGRASYKRIMQVMKEVPQVEEPKHPVRIDRIESVRFEDLTYRYPDTERNVLKNVSFSIRKGEMVGIVGTVGSGKSTIVKLLAKLYPVERGKIFINDVDINDISSENVRSLIAFVPQESFLFSDQIKKNIAFAQERIDMERVIACAKLAAIHDEIMKFPEGYDTVVGERGVTLSGGQRQRVTIARALYTNKDVLVFDDCLSAVDPETEEKIIDSLRNQFRDKTMIIITHRLKVLRDADLIIVLDEGRIVEIGTHEQLMNLDGLYARMFRRQMIEEELAT from the coding sequence GTGCTCAGAGATTTTGTGAAGAAATACTGGCCTCGATACCTTGCCGGCATACTGGTTTTGATCATCGTGGATCTCCTTCAGCTGTACATTCCAAGGTTCACAGGCAAGGTGGTGGACCACTTAAAATCCCCACAAGCTTCGATGAACTTCGTGACGGTGATGGTTGGCTGGATCGTTGGAATTGCGATCGCGATCGCCATCATGCGTTTCCTCTGGAGGTACTTCATCATAGGCAATTCGAGGCGCTTCGAATATCTCACCCGAAGAGTGCTGTTCGACAAACTCCTCTCACTCTCCTTAGGATTCTTCGACAGGACCAGGAGCGGCGATCTGATGGCCAGATTCACGAACGACCTTCAGGCAGTTAGAATGGCGCTCGCTCAGGGCGTCGTCATGACGGTCGACGCTACTTTCATGGCAGTCATGACCGTTCTGTTCATGGGTCGAACCGTCAGCTGGAAACTGACCTGGCTCGCATCCATCCCCTTACCGGCACTCGCGCTGGTCGCACTCTTCTTTGGAAGGATCATCCACAAACGCTTCATGGAAGTTCAGAACCAGTTTTCCGCAGTGAGCGAGCTGACTGAAGAAACGATTTCAGGCATAAAGATCGTCAAGAGTTTCGCTGCGAACGACAAGTTCTCACAGATGTTCCAAAACCGGTCCTGGAACAGTTACAGGGCAGGAGTATCCCTTGCGAAGGTCTCGTCGGTGTTCTTCCCCTTGATGACGTTTTTGGCCTCTCTCGCACACGTGTTCGCGCTCCTCTTCGGCGGTCCCATGGTGGTGCGCGGTCAGGTCAGCCTCGGTGAGTTCATCGCCTTCAACTCTTATTTAGGTATGTTGACCTGGCCCATGATGGCACTGGGATGGGTTCTGAACGTGGTTCAGAGTGGTAGGGCTTCATACAAGAGAATCATGCAGGTGATGAAGGAAGTGCCGCAGGTTGAAGAGCCGAAACATCCCGTCAGGATAGACCGCATCGAATCGGTAAGGTTTGAAGATCTCACGTACAGATATCCTGACACCGAAAGGAACGTGCTGAAGAACGTCAGTTTTTCTATTAGGAAAGGTGAAATGGTGGGAATCGTCGGCACCGTGGGTAGTGGTAAGTCCACCATCGTGAAACTGCTCGCGAAACTGTATCCAGTCGAGCGTGGTAAGATTTTCATCAACGATGTGGACATAAACGACATAAGCTCTGAAAACGTGCGTAGTTTGATAGCCTTCGTGCCACAGGAATCCTTCCTGTTCTCGGATCAGATAAAGAAAAACATAGCCTTCGCGCAGGAACGCATCGACATGGAAAGGGTCATCGCGTGTGCAAAGCTGGCTGCTATCCACGACGAGATAATGAAATTCCCTGAAGGTTACGACACAGTGGTTGGCGAGAGGGGTGTCACGCTTTCCGGTGGACAGAGGCAAAGGGTTACTATCGCTCGAGCGCTGTACACCAACAAGGATGTGCTCGTGTTCGACGACTGTCTCTCCGCGGTTGATCCCGAAACGGAGGAGAAGATCATAGACTCGCTGAGGAATCAGTTCAGAGACAAAACCATGATCATCATCACGCACAGGTTGAAGGTGCTGAGAGATGCCGATTTGATAATCGTTCTCGACGAGGGAAGGATCGTTGAAATCGGCACACACGAACAGCTCATGAACCTCGATGGACTGTACGCGCGCATGTTCAGACGACAGATGATCGAAGAGGAGCTCGCAACATGA
- the aspC gene encoding aspartate aminotransferase yields MISKRIKGIAGSKTLEINALAQSMKQKGIDVVNLTAGEPDFPTPEPIVQAAIEALKAGFTKYTDSSGIPQLREKIADYVSKKHNVRCSPEQVIVTNGGKQAIFNCLAALVEEGDDVLIIDPCWVSYEPMVRMLGGNAAHVKTSFESNFIPSVEQIERAITPRTKVIVLNSPNNPTGVVYDAQLLRKIHALAIEKNIFIVSDEVYDCLVYDNDYASMYAIAGGENVALVNAFSKSHSMTGWRVGYLVAPIEIAKAAAKVQAHTTSNVNTIAQYAALKAFEVDTSYMFKKFKQRRDLVCKLLEESGFSFVRPSGAFYVLVNVSEFDDNDVNFCTQLLQEAHVALVPGSAFNAPGFARLSFATSEENLIKGIERMRKFVRR; encoded by the coding sequence ATGATTTCAAAAAGGATCAAGGGCATCGCTGGTTCTAAAACCCTCGAAATCAACGCGCTGGCACAATCGATGAAACAGAAAGGCATCGACGTCGTCAACCTCACGGCGGGTGAGCCAGACTTTCCAACCCCTGAACCCATCGTCCAGGCGGCGATAGAAGCTCTGAAAGCCGGTTTCACGAAATACACAGATTCTTCCGGAATCCCACAGCTCAGAGAGAAGATCGCCGACTACGTCTCGAAAAAACACAACGTGCGGTGCAGTCCAGAACAAGTCATCGTGACCAACGGCGGGAAACAGGCGATCTTCAACTGTCTCGCCGCACTCGTGGAAGAAGGCGACGATGTACTGATCATAGATCCTTGCTGGGTGAGTTACGAACCGATGGTTCGTATGCTGGGTGGCAACGCCGCGCACGTCAAGACGAGTTTTGAAAGCAACTTCATACCAAGTGTGGAACAGATAGAACGCGCCATCACTCCCAGGACGAAAGTGATCGTGCTGAACAGCCCGAACAATCCCACAGGCGTCGTGTACGATGCCCAGCTGTTGAGGAAGATACACGCCCTGGCGATCGAGAAAAACATCTTCATTGTGTCTGACGAGGTCTACGATTGTCTGGTGTACGATAATGATTACGCCTCCATGTACGCCATCGCAGGTGGAGAGAACGTCGCGCTCGTGAACGCGTTTTCGAAATCCCATTCGATGACCGGATGGCGTGTCGGTTACCTCGTGGCACCGATCGAGATCGCCAAAGCGGCCGCAAAGGTACAGGCGCACACCACCTCGAACGTGAACACGATCGCCCAGTACGCAGCCCTCAAAGCCTTCGAGGTGGATACGAGTTATATGTTCAAAAAATTCAAACAGAGGCGAGACCTCGTCTGCAAGCTCCTAGAAGAATCTGGGTTCAGTTTTGTCAGACCGAGTGGAGCGTTCTACGTGCTTGTGAACGTGAGCGAGTTCGATGATAACGATGTGAATTTCTGCACACAGCTGTTGCAGGAAGCGCACGTGGCGCTGGTACCGGGTTCTGCGTTCAACGCGCCTGGATTCGCAAGGCTTTCGTTCGCGACGAGCGAAGAAAACCTGATCAAGGGAATCGAGAGAATGAGGAAGTTCGTTAGAAGGTGA
- a CDS encoding SLC45 family MFS transporter, protein MKEFKYWKIYLLGLGFFGISVLWPLYNAYVPIFLKDFALPSFIIGFIMTIDNLFAIFMLPYMGTLSDQTRTKLGRRKPYILLGAPLGAMFFALIPFCKDSGSLALMMFVIILMNFSLALFRSPLIAFMPDITPSEKRSQANGIINFMGGLGALLAYFGGKPLYDANKAYPFIVGAVLMLLANLLVVMFIQEPEQYRAKMEKLNVIETMKKGSSELVENLKDVFASEEKSLLMMLLSIFFWFVGFNAVETFFTSYAKFHMNIGESTGALVLGVFSLVFMVFALPAGFIGARLGRKKTIRLGLTIMVVCLLVAVLMSRFLPKSTLLYLFYAIFAISGAGWALVNVNSLPMVVDMTRSEKVGGYTGLYYFFSMAANIVAPPLAGAFIDLTGYGSLFIFSIVFLVLSYTTMGFVRRGERAEE, encoded by the coding sequence TTGAAAGAGTTCAAATACTGGAAGATTTACCTTCTGGGGCTTGGGTTCTTCGGTATAAGTGTCCTGTGGCCACTGTATAACGCCTATGTTCCGATCTTTCTGAAAGACTTCGCCCTGCCATCGTTCATCATAGGCTTCATCATGACCATCGACAATCTCTTTGCGATCTTCATGCTTCCCTACATGGGCACGCTGAGCGATCAGACCAGGACGAAGCTTGGAAGAAGAAAACCGTACATACTCCTGGGCGCTCCACTGGGTGCCATGTTCTTCGCGCTGATCCCTTTCTGCAAGGACTCTGGTTCTCTCGCTTTGATGATGTTCGTCATAATCTTGATGAACTTCTCCTTGGCGCTGTTCAGATCACCCCTGATCGCGTTCATGCCTGACATAACTCCTTCCGAAAAGCGAAGCCAGGCGAACGGGATCATCAACTTCATGGGAGGCCTCGGAGCCTTACTGGCTTACTTTGGAGGTAAGCCCCTGTATGATGCCAACAAGGCCTATCCTTTCATCGTGGGCGCTGTGCTGATGCTGCTGGCCAACCTGCTGGTGGTGATGTTCATCCAGGAACCCGAACAGTACAGGGCCAAGATGGAAAAATTGAACGTCATCGAAACAATGAAGAAAGGTTCCTCCGAGCTGGTAGAAAACCTGAAGGATGTGTTCGCTTCCGAGGAAAAGAGTCTGCTGATGATGCTCCTTTCCATCTTTTTCTGGTTCGTCGGTTTCAACGCGGTAGAGACCTTCTTCACCAGTTACGCGAAGTTCCACATGAACATTGGCGAGAGCACGGGGGCGCTCGTTCTGGGCGTGTTCTCACTTGTCTTCATGGTGTTCGCACTACCTGCAGGTTTCATAGGTGCGAGGCTCGGTAGAAAGAAAACCATAAGGCTCGGACTGACTATCATGGTCGTGTGCCTGCTGGTGGCAGTTTTGATGTCACGTTTCCTTCCCAAGAGCACACTCCTCTACTTGTTCTACGCGATCTTTGCCATCAGTGGCGCTGGCTGGGCACTGGTGAACGTGAATTCTCTGCCCATGGTGGTCGACATGACCAGGTCAGAAAAAGTTGGTGGCTACACAGGACTTTACTATTTCTTTTCGATGGCTGCCAACATCGTGGCGCCTCCGCTCGCAGGTGCTTTCATAGATCTGACTGGCTATGGATCTCTGTTCATCTTTTCCATAGTCTTTCTGGTTCTGTCGTACACGACCATGGGCTTCGTGAGAAGAGGAGAAAGAGCCGAAGAATGA
- a CDS encoding helical backbone metal receptor, protein MKIYCEPLMQKVELSDRIERIVSLVSGFTETIFEMGYGSRVVGVSKYCARYVRNLNAEVVGDYLNVDLSKLRSLEPDLILTTTGVQLRLALDLIQKGFPVFVLPLPRSINGVWENVVLLGGLLNDVEAARELVMEWQRVFLEGCETYQDKPSAYVELWFGRHLRTVGGMSFVNDVIEYAGLKNIFSNVNEAFFVPPLDEVSSRRPRFVIFFHEPEYPIDPQELVASRGWNWDMKLIESTIEAGKNLIHDGPSMMRTMKWLREQIWG, encoded by the coding sequence GTGAAGATCTACTGCGAACCTCTCATGCAAAAGGTTGAACTTTCCGACAGAATCGAGAGAATCGTGAGCCTGGTCTCAGGATTCACCGAAACAATCTTTGAGATGGGTTATGGCAGCCGCGTGGTGGGGGTGTCGAAGTACTGTGCACGGTACGTGAGAAACCTCAATGCCGAGGTGGTTGGAGACTATCTGAACGTCGATCTTTCGAAACTGAGATCGCTCGAACCGGATCTGATCCTCACGACCACGGGTGTTCAATTGAGGCTGGCGCTCGATCTGATCCAGAAGGGTTTTCCCGTCTTCGTCCTGCCTTTGCCAAGGAGCATCAACGGCGTGTGGGAGAACGTGGTGCTGCTGGGTGGTCTTTTGAACGACGTGGAAGCTGCGCGTGAACTGGTCATGGAATGGCAGAGGGTGTTTTTGGAAGGTTGTGAAACCTATCAAGACAAACCTTCCGCCTATGTGGAGCTGTGGTTCGGGAGGCATCTGAGAACCGTCGGTGGTATGAGCTTCGTGAACGACGTCATTGAATACGCAGGACTGAAAAACATCTTTTCGAACGTCAACGAAGCGTTCTTCGTACCCCCTCTGGACGAAGTGAGTTCACGAAGACCGAGGTTCGTCATTTTCTTTCATGAACCTGAATATCCCATCGACCCGCAAGAGCTCGTCGCATCGAGAGGTTGGAACTGGGACATGAAACTGATAGAATCCACAATAGAGGCTGGAAAGAACCTCATACACGATGGGCCATCCATGATGCGGACGATGAAATGGCTGAGAGAGCAAATCTGGGGGTGA